The stretch of DNA CCGTCCAGCTCGATGTGGCCGAGCTCGGTGTTGGGGACCAGCAGGCCGTCGACGAACAGCGCGCTGCCGATGCCGGTGCCGAGGGTGGTGACGAGCACGACGCCCTTCACGCCGCGGCCGGCGCCGAAGCGGATCTCGGCGAGCCCGGCGACGTCGGCGTCGTTGGCCACGAGCACCGGCCGCTCCAGGGCGGCGCCGATGAGCTCCGCGGCCGGCGCGCCGATCCAGTCGGCGTGCACGTTGGCCGCCGTCGTCGTCACGCCCTGGCGCACGACGGCGGGGAAGCCCACGCCGACCGCGCGGACGGTGGGCTCGGGCCCGGCCGCCACGACCGCGTCGACGACCTCGTCGGCGACCCGGGCGACGTCGTCGGGGCGGGCCTGCTCCGGGGTGGGGATGCGGACGCGCTCGGCGACGAGCTCCCCGGCGTCGACGTCGACGACCGCGGCCTTGATGCCGGAGCCGCCGATGTCGAGCCCCACGGCCAGCCGCCCGCTCACAGGGCCACCCCGTCGCTCGGCAGGGTGAGCAGCTCGGGGCCGCTGTCGGTGACGAGCACCGTGTGCTCGAACTGCGCGGTCCACGAGCCGTCGACGGTGACCGCCGTCCAGCCGTCGTCCCACATCGTGTGCTGAGAGGCTCCGAGGGTCAGCATGGGCTCCACCGTGAAGGTCATCCCAGGTTCGATGACGGTGTCGTGGTCGGGGGCGGCGTCGTAGTGGGGGATGACGAGGCCGGAGTGGAACGCGGTGCTGATGCCGTGGCCGGTGAAGGCCGCGACGTCGCCGTAGCCGAACCGGTCGGCGTACTTCTCGATGACCCGGCCGATGACGTTGACCTGCCGGCCGGGCAGCGCGGCCCTGATGCCCCGCATGGTGGCCTCGCGGGTGCGCTCGACGAGCAGGCGGACCTCCTCGTCCACCTCGCCGACGCAGAACGTGGCGTTGGTGTCGCCGTGGACCGCGGTGCCGTCGACGTCGAGGTACGCGGTGATGTCGACGTTGACGATGTCGCCCTCGAGCAGCTCGGTGCTGTCGGGGATGCCGTGGCAGATCACCTCGTTGACCGAGGTGCACAGCGACTTCGCGAACGGCGGCGAGCCGTGGCCCGGGTAGCCGAGCGTCGACGGGTAGGCCCCGTGGGAGACCAGGTACTCGTGCCCCACCCGGTCCAGCTCGTCGGTCGTCACCCCCGGCGCGACGGCGCGGCCGACGGCCTGCAGGGCGTCGGCGGCGAGCCTGCCGGCCACCCGCATGGCGGCGACGGTGGTCTCGTCCTGCACCGCCGGACCGGTGTACCGGGCCGCCCGTGCCTGGTCGACGTACTCGGGCCTGCGGATGTGGGCCGGCACCGTGCGGCGCGGTCCCACCCGGCCCGGGCGGACCCGCGGGCGTGCAGTCGTCGTCGGCATGCGCGGGAGTCTAGGTGAGGCCCCCGTCGCGGCGCCGCCGCCGACCGTGGTCAGGACTCAGCTCTTCCACTTCTCGTCGTCCTCGTCCCAGGCCTCGGTGCGGGCGGCCGCGGTGCTCAGCGCCTGCTCGGCCTCGGCCTGCGTCGCGTACGGACCCATGAGGTCGGTGTAGTGCGACTGACGGCCCTGCTCGACCTGCTTCGTCTTGGTGTTGAACCAGAACTGCTGCGCCTCGTCGGTCATGGCGGGTGTCCTCTCGTGCGGTCGGGTCGTGGTCCTCGGGCGTGCGGTGCTGTGGGTCAGCGGTGGAGGGCGGGCAGCACGTCGCGGCCGAAGACCTCGAGGAACTCGCGCTGGTTGCGGCCGACGTTGTGCAGGTAGACCTTGTCGATCCCGGCGTCCAGGAAGGTCTGGATGTACGCGCGGTGCTCGTCGGGGTCGGCGCTGACGACCATCCGGCCCTCGAAGTCCTCGGCCCGCACGAGCTGCGCCATCGCGGCGAAGTCGTGGGGGGAGCGGATGTCGGCCTTGGGGAACTTCATGCCGCCGTTCGGCCACTGGTCGAGGGCGTTGGCGAGCGCCTGCTCGTCGGTCTCGGCCCAGCTGAGGTGGAGCTGGAGGACCTTGGGCATGGCGTCGGGGTCCTTGCCCTCCTCGCGGGCGCCCTCGGCGAACTTGGTGAGGATCATGTCGATCTTGCTCAGCGGGGCGCCGACGGTGATGAGCCCGTCGCAGTACTTCCCGGTCCGCTTGCTGCTCACCGGGCCGGCGGTCGCGACGTAGATCGGCGGGGCCTGCTCGGGCATGGTCCACAGCCGGGTGGACTCCATCCGGAAGTGCTCGCCGGCGAACTTGGTGTCCTTGCCGGCGATGCTCGCGTCGAACAGCTGGCGGATGAGCCGGACGGCCTCGAACAGCATCGACACCCGCTGCGGGCCCTCGGGCCAGTACCCGCCGACGACGTGCTCGTTGAGCGCCTCGCCGGAGCCGAGGCCGAGCCAGTGCCGGCCGGGGTACATCGCCTCGGTGGTGGCGGCCGCCTGCGCGACCAGGGCCGGGTGGAAGCGGAAGCTCGGGCAGGTGACGCCGGGTCCCATGTCGCCGGTGGTCCGCTCGCCCAGCGCGGCGATGACGTTCCAGACGAACGCCGCCTGCCCCTGCTGCGGCACCCACGGGGCGAAGTGGTCGGCGACCATCGCGCCCACGAACCCGTGCTGCTCGGCCAGCGCCGTGAGCTCCACCGCCTCGGTGGGGTGGAACTGCTCGAGCATCGTCGCGTAGCCGACGAGGGAGTCGGACAGGGAGCGGAAGGCCATGCACGGACGCTAGCCCCGGGACGGCGGCGCGCGCCTCCGCGCAGGGCGTGCTGCGTCGTGGGACCTGAGCGGGGTGGCCGGCGTGGGTGACCCCGTCCTGGTCCCAGGACCGGGTCGGGAGGCGGATGCGAGCGAGCCCGAGATGGTCGGCCCCGCTCACCGCTTCGTACCCCGAGAGTGCGAGCGGGCCCGAGATCGTCGGCAGCGCTCGCCACTTCGCCCCCCGAGAGTGCGAGCGGGCCCGAGATCGTCGGCGCCGCTCGCCGGTCCGCAGTGCCCTGGTGCAAGCACGCCCGAGATCAGCCGTTCCGCTCGCCGCGACGGGGGTCGACCGCGAGGGCGCCCCGCTCGGGCGCGCGCACGGCGGAGTCTGGCACATCGTGTAACTCAAACGTTACGCTTTACGGGTGCAGGTGGCAGAGGCGGTAGCAGACCCCGTGCGGCGGCGGGTCCTGGAGCTGTTGCGCGACGAGGACCTCCCGGCCGGGGACCTGGCCGCCGCGTTCGACGTGTCCCGCCCTGCGGTCAGCCGGCACCTGCGGGTGCTGCGGGAGGCCGGGCTGGTCCGGGTCGAGGTCGTGGGCCGACGACGGGTGTACGCGCTAGACCGGGGGCCCCTGGCGGAGCTGGATGACTGGCTCGGCCAGTTCCGCCCGCTGGTCACCGGCGGGGGCGCCGTCGCGGCCACGACGGCGAGCAGCCCAGCGAGCACCGGGGCCGTGACCGGGTCGAGCGCCCCGCATGACCGCACCATCGCACGCGCGCAGGGCCCGGCCGCACGGCTGGACGCCCTGGGCACCGAGCTGCGCCGCGGGCGCAGGGGACGCGACGACGACAGGAGGCGCGATGACGGCACAGGACGGGACGTCGGCAGGCGGGACGTCAGGCAGCGGGACGTCGGGGAGCGGGACGGCGACGGGGGGCGCGGCGGGCGGGACGACGCCGCCGCCGCCGCAGGGTGAGGGGCGGCTGCTCGTCCTGCACCGTAGCTACCCGGACCCGGTCGAGGACGTCTGGGCGGCCCTGACCCAGAGCGACCGGCTCGCCCGGTGGCTCGGCACCTGGACCGGCGAGGGCGGGGCCGGCGGCACGGTCGAGTTCACCTGGACAGGCGAGGTCGACGCCGGGGGAGAGGTCGCCCCGCCCGCCACGGTCACGGTCCACGAGTGCGACCCGCCGCGCCGGCTCGTGGTGGACCTGCCCGAGTCGGACGACCAGGTGTGGACCCTCGAGGTCGACCTGGCACCCGACGGTCCGGGGACCGCGCTCACCTTCCGGCAGCAGCTCGGAGCAGGGTGGGACGGCGGCGACATCGAGGCGGGCTGGTCCTGGTACCTCGACAAGCTCCGGGCTGCCCTGGCGGGGGAGCCGATGCCGGCGTGGGAGCCCCCCGCGGGGACCAGCGGCGACTGACTCAGGCAGACGGTAAGGCCCGACACGGACGGGCTGGACGGGCCGGACGGGCCCGACGAGC from Aquipuribacter hungaricus encodes:
- the ppgK gene encoding polyphosphate--glucose phosphotransferase encodes the protein MSGRLAVGLDIGGSGIKAAVVDVDAGELVAERVRIPTPEQARPDDVARVADEVVDAVVAAGPEPTVRAVGVGFPAVVRQGVTTTAANVHADWIGAPAAELIGAALERPVLVANDADVAGLAEIRFGAGRGVKGVVLVTTLGTGIGSALFVDGLLVPNTELGHIELDGVDAESRAADSAREREDLSWKDWAKRLQKYYTLLDTILQPDLIVVGGGVSKKHEKFLPLLELRTTIVPAELRNEAGIIGAAVMAAESEQP
- the map gene encoding type I methionyl aminopeptidase, which translates into the protein MPTTTARPRVRPGRVGPRRTVPAHIRRPEYVDQARAARYTGPAVQDETTVAAMRVAGRLAADALQAVGRAVAPGVTTDELDRVGHEYLVSHGAYPSTLGYPGHGSPPFAKSLCTSVNEVICHGIPDSTELLEGDIVNVDITAYLDVDGTAVHGDTNATFCVGEVDEEVRLLVERTREATMRGIRAALPGRQVNVIGRVIEKYADRFGYGDVAAFTGHGISTAFHSGLVIPHYDAAPDHDTVIEPGMTFTVEPMLTLGASQHTMWDDGWTAVTVDGSWTAQFEHTVLVTDSGPELLTLPSDGVAL
- a CDS encoding SPOR domain-containing protein → MTDEAQQFWFNTKTKQVEQGRQSHYTDLMGPYATQAEAEQALSTAAARTEAWDEDDEKWKS
- a CDS encoding TIGR03557 family F420-dependent LLM class oxidoreductase: MAFRSLSDSLVGYATMLEQFHPTEAVELTALAEQHGFVGAMVADHFAPWVPQQGQAAFVWNVIAALGERTTGDMGPGVTCPSFRFHPALVAQAAATTEAMYPGRHWLGLGSGEALNEHVVGGYWPEGPQRVSMLFEAVRLIRQLFDASIAGKDTKFAGEHFRMESTRLWTMPEQAPPIYVATAGPVSSKRTGKYCDGLITVGAPLSKIDMILTKFAEGAREEGKDPDAMPKVLQLHLSWAETDEQALANALDQWPNGGMKFPKADIRSPHDFAAMAQLVRAEDFEGRMVVSADPDEHRAYIQTFLDAGIDKVYLHNVGRNQREFLEVFGRDVLPALHR
- a CDS encoding metalloregulator ArsR/SmtB family transcription factor yields the protein MQVAEAVADPVRRRVLELLRDEDLPAGDLAAAFDVSRPAVSRHLRVLREAGLVRVEVVGRRRVYALDRGPLAELDDWLGQFRPLVTGGGAVAATTASSPASTGAVTGSSAPHDRTIARAQGPAARLDALGTELRRGRRGRDDDRRRDDGTGRDVGRRDVRQRDVGERDGDGGRGGRDDAAAAAG
- a CDS encoding SRPBCC family protein yields the protein MTAQDGTSAGGTSGSGTSGSGTATGGAAGGTTPPPPQGEGRLLVLHRSYPDPVEDVWAALTQSDRLARWLGTWTGEGGAGGTVEFTWTGEVDAGGEVAPPATVTVHECDPPRRLVVDLPESDDQVWTLEVDLAPDGPGTALTFRQQLGAGWDGGDIEAGWSWYLDKLRAALAGEPMPAWEPPAGTSGD